The following proteins are encoded in a genomic region of Magnolia sinica isolate HGM2019 chromosome 1, MsV1, whole genome shotgun sequence:
- the LOC131256451 gene encoding EIN3-binding F-box protein 1-like isoform X2 yields MPAVVNCGGDKDFCAASSFHSDFMDSCLVLSLGSHIDVYCPPRKRSRITAPFIFRDESKEPENQSSIDVLPDECLFEIFRRLPGSQERSACACVSKRWLMLQSSIRRSETFTNSRPSNPSLKNVSSPVSKDEQIVSSVQDEEQECEADGYLTRCLEGKKATDIRLASIAVGTSSRGGLGKLLIRGTNYTRGVSNHGLSAIARGCPSLRVLSLWNVSSISDEGLSEIANGCHMLEKLDLCQCPLISDQGLLAIAQNCPSLTELTIESCLKIGNKSLQAIARNCLNLKSISIKDCPLVGDQGVANLASSASSVLRKIKLEAVNITDVSLAVIGHYGKAVMDLVLTGLQNVSERGFWVLGNASGLQNLKSFTIANCQGLTDLGLEAIGKGCPNLRQLHIRRCSLFSDEGLNAFTKSGASLESLQLEECNRITQTGVLRALSNCGKNLKALALIKCLGFRDTFVGSTPLSPCESLRSLTIRNCPGFGSAGIAMVGTVCPRLQHVDFGGLYGATDAGLLALLESCKAGLLKVNLTGCFNISDAVVSAMARLHGETLQLLNLDGCRKVTDESLSAIADNCLLLTDLDMSRCTVTDNGIAALARAKQLNLQVLSLSGCSHVSDIGVALLQNMGQSLVGLNLQQCNLITSSVVELLEEQLWRCDVLF; encoded by the exons ATGCCTGCTGTCGTTAACTGCGGAG GTGATAAGGATTTTTGCGCTGCCAGCTCATTCCACTCGGACTTCATGGATTCATGCCTTGTCTTGTCTCTTGGTTCTCACATCGATGTATACTGCCCTCCTCGCAAGAGATCCCGCATCACCGCACCATTCATTTTTAGAGATGAAAGCAAAGAACCGGAGAATCAGAGCTCCATCGATGTCCTTCCTGATGAGTGCCTGTTTGAGATTTTCAGGCGGCTACCTGGGTCCCAAGAGAGGAGCGCCTGTGCGTGTGTTTCCAAGCGCTGGCTTATGCTTCAGAGCAGCATCCGCAGATCTGAAACCTTTACCAACAGCAGACCCAGTAATCCCTCTTTGAAGAATGTCTCTTCTCCAGTTTCTAAGGATGAACAGATTGTGTCCTCTGTTCAAGATGAGGAGCAGGAATGCGAGGCTGATGGATACCTCACTAGGTGCTTGGAAGGGAAGAAAGCGACGGATATTAGACTTGCTTCCATTGCTGTGGGCACCTCTAGCCGGGGTGGGCTGGGAAAGCTTCTGATCCGAGGAACCAATTACACTCGTGGGGTCTCCAATCATGGTCTTTCAGCAATTGCTCGTGGTTGTCCTTCGCTCAGGGTTCTTTCCCTGTGGAACGTCTCCTCGATTAGTGATGAAGGTCTTTCTGAGATTGCAAATGGGTGCCACATGTTGGAGAAGCTTGACCTCTGCCAGTGTCCTTTGATATCCGATCAGGGTTTGCTTGCTATTGCACAGAACTGCCCGAGTTTGACTGAATTAACAATTGAATCTTGCTTGAAGATTGGGAACAAAAGCCTCCAAGCAATTGCACGCAACTGTCTGAATCTAAAGTCTATATCCATCAAGGACTGCCCGCTGGTGGGTGACCAAGGAGTTGCAAATCTGGCATCATCAGCCTCCTCTGTGTTGAGAAAGATAAAGCTTGAGGCTGTGAACATCACCGATGTCTCTCTTGCAGTCATAGGGCACTATGGAAAGGCTGTTATGGATCTTGTTCTCACTGGCCTTCAGAATGTAAGCGAGAGGGGTTTCTGGGTCCTGGGAAATGCGTCCGGTTTGCAAAATCTGAAATCATTTACAATCGCGAACTGTCAGGGATTAACAGATCTAGGCCTTGAAGCCATTGGGAAGGGTTGCCCGAACCTTAGGCAGCTTCACATTCGTAGGTGCTCCTTGTTTTCCGATGAAGGGTTGAATGCTTTTACAAAATCTGGGGCATCTCTCGAAAGCCTGCAGCTGGAGGAATGCAACAGGATCACACAAACGGGTGTCCTCAGAGCTCTTTCAAACTGTGGCAAGAATCTCAAGGCACTTGCCCTCATAAAATGCCTGGGATTTAGAGATACATTTGTGGGCTCAACTCCACTCTCTCCTTGTGAGTCCCTGCGGTCGCTGACCATTCGCAACTGCCCAGGTTTTGGTAGTGCTGGCATAGCCATGGTTGGGACAGTGTGCCCAAGGCTGCAGCACGTAGACTTTGGTGGGCTTTATGGAGCAACAGATGCTGGGCTTCTTGCACTTCTCGAGAGCTGCAAGGCAGGGCTTCTTAAGGTCAACCTCACTGGCTGCTTCAACATATCGGATGCTGTGGTGTCTGCCATGGCCAGGTTGCATGGAGAGACACTCCAATTGCTGAATCTTGATGGCTGCAGGAAGGTGACTGATGAGAGCTTGTCTGCGATTGCAGACAACTGCCTTCTCCTCACTGACCTTGATATGTCAAGGTGCACAGTCACTGACAATGGGATTGCTGCCCTTGCTCGTGCAAAGCAGCTCAACTTGCAGGTCCTCTCACTGTCAGGTTGCTCTCATGTATCCGACATAGGCGTGGCTCTTTTGCAAAACATGGGCCAATCCCTGGTGGGATTGAATCTCCAGCAATGCAATCTAATCACCAGCAGCGTAGTTGAGCTTCTTGAGGAGCAGCTCTGGAGGTGTGACGTCCTTTTCTAA